In the Caballeronia sp. LZ062 genome, one interval contains:
- a CDS encoding GntR family transcriptional regulator, translating into MSTDLSSQAASPAPSSFRDAQFEPRQSTSRFIADALRAAIVEGALTPGEPLRQDAIARQFSVSAIPVREAFRQLESEGWVTIEPNRGAAVSPQSADEAREIYEIRASLESLAIGIAIGQHTPETLAHCKRLLEAAENEPDPALYVMRNEQFHASLYAPANRPHLMELIGQMHRRGERYLRLKLGLPIHKDASDAEHRAIFDALAARDIEAAQRLVARHLLATGELIHRFLADAQALGQAHPLKKKRRTRSSASALSRTTSRQADR; encoded by the coding sequence ATGTCGACAGATCTCTCTTCACAAGCGGCGTCGCCGGCTCCGTCGTCGTTTCGCGACGCGCAGTTCGAGCCGCGCCAGAGCACGTCGCGCTTCATCGCGGATGCGTTGCGCGCCGCCATCGTCGAAGGCGCGCTCACGCCCGGCGAGCCGCTGCGTCAGGACGCGATCGCGCGGCAGTTCTCGGTGAGCGCCATTCCCGTTCGCGAAGCCTTTCGCCAGTTGGAGAGCGAAGGCTGGGTCACTATCGAGCCGAATCGCGGCGCAGCCGTCAGCCCGCAATCCGCAGACGAGGCGCGCGAGATCTACGAAATTCGCGCGTCGCTCGAAAGTCTCGCCATCGGCATTGCAATCGGGCAGCACACGCCGGAAACGCTTGCGCATTGCAAACGCCTGCTGGAAGCCGCCGAGAACGAGCCGGACCCCGCGCTCTACGTCATGCGCAACGAGCAGTTTCATGCGAGCCTGTATGCGCCTGCCAACCGTCCGCATTTGATGGAGCTGATCGGCCAGATGCACCGGCGCGGCGAACGGTATTTGCGCCTGAAACTCGGCTTGCCGATACACAAAGATGCGTCCGATGCCGAGCATCGCGCAATCTTCGATGCCCTCGCCGCGCGCGACATCGAAGCCGCGCAGAGGCTCGTCGCGCGTCATCTACTCGCCACAGGCGAGCTGATTCACCGCTTTCTCGCCGATGCGCAGGCGCTCGGGCAAGCGCATCCGCTCAAGAAGAAGCGCCGCACGCGTAGTTCCGCCAGCGCACTCTCCCGAACGACTTCCCGACAGGCCGACCGATGA